The following coding sequences are from one Lasioglossum baleicum chromosome 18, iyLasBale1, whole genome shotgun sequence window:
- the LOC143217888 gene encoding uncharacterized protein LOC143217888, which yields MSLPSIDERIAQLEAKLAAHREAASSSSTDSYRAPKLPVFFKREPKIWFGQVEATFRNARITSQTAMADALIAGLDSETAVVISDLIITPDPVAPYTRIKERIMAMFFTESDLRQLLKGLVASHGKPSDTLAIMRSLNNGVYPESVLRSIFLDLMAEQCRAILAASTSDDLQELALLADKIFETINSAAVHAGAAATTRSSSIQEQIDQLTREVASLKASNKRASRSRQRNFSQSADGSRSRRHSRSRDPSGFCRIHAKYGERAIRCIKPCAWSGLRRAPGN from the coding sequence ATGTCGCTCCCCTCGATAGACGAAAGAATCGCGCAGTTAGAGGCCAAACTGGCGGCCCACCGGGAAGCTGCGTCTTCCAGCAGTACAGATAGTTATCGCGCGCCAAAGTTGCCGGTATTTTTCAAACGCGAACCCAAAATCTGGTTCGGACAGGTAGAGGCAACTTTTAGAAATGCTCGCATCACGAGCCAGACAGCAATGGCTGACGCGTTAATAGCCGGTCTCGATTCGGAAACCGCGGTGGTCATTTCCGACCTGATTATAACACCCGACCCCGTCGCACCGTACACTCGTATTAAGGAGCGCATTATGGCGATGTTCTTCACGGAATCGGATCTGCGTCAATTATTGAAGGGACTGGTCGCGTCGCACGGGAAACCTTCGGATACTCTCGCAATCATGCGTAGTTTGAATAACGGCGTGTACCCGGAGTCCGTGCTGCGATCTATTTTTCTTGATTTGATGGCGGAGCAATGTCGCGCAATCCTGGCCGCGTCTACATCCGATGACCTTCAGGAACTGGCCCTTCTGGCCGATAAAATCTTCGAAACGATCAATTCCGCTGCCGTCCATGCAGGTGCTGCCGCGACAACGAGATCCAGCTCCATACAAGAGCAGATCGATCAGCTCACGCGTGAAGTAGCGAGTCTCAAGGCGTCCAACAAGCGTGCTTCGCGATCGCGTCAACGAAATTTTAGCCAAAGCGCTGACGGTTCGCGATCACGGAGACATTCCCGAAGTCGCGATCCATCGGGATTCTGTAGGATTCACGCAAAATACGGCGAGCGTGCAATCCGTTGTATCAAACCCTGTGCGTGGTCCGGCCTTCGGCGAGCGCCGGGAAACTAA